Genomic segment of Microthrixaceae bacterium:
GCCTCCCTGCTTGACGAACTCCGAGGCGACGGGGCCTATCGGCGGTCCTTCTATGCACCCCAAGAGACCATCGTGGACCTTGAACCGGTCCTCGACTTCGCCGCCGCCTTCGGCTCGATAGCGGTCAACCGAGCCTACGGAAACTGGCAGTGGTTCGGGAAGTACCGGGGTGCACTCCAGGCCCAGGCCGTCGACCTTGTTCAGATGTTCCCGCTCAGCGGCCTCAAGAACGGGGCCGACATACGTCTCGCCCTTGACGTCCTCGAGGATCTGCACCAGTACGAACACATCAGCCATGTGGTTCTGGTGGCCGGTGACAGCGATTACGTGGCACTGGCCCAGAAGTGCCGCAAGCTCGGTCGGGCGTTCATCGCCGTAGGCATGCCAAAGACGAACGCCCTGTTCAAGGCGGCATGCGACGAGTTCAAGTACTACGGCTCACTCACCGAACCGGTGCCGAGCCACGAGTCGACGCTGGACCCAGCCCTCATGCCCGCAATGGAAGAGGCGGTCCCGGCGTTCGACATGGATCACGCCGCCGCCCTCATACTTCGGGCGCTCAAGCAACTCCGCTCCGGCAAGGACACCCCCTGGGTCAACAAGGCAGGCGTCCGGCCGATGCTGGTGCGCCTCGACAGCTCCTGGGACGAGTCGCGTTATGGCTTCAAGAACCTCTCCAGTCTGTTGAGCGCTCTCGATGGTCTGGTCGCCGAACGCACGGTTGACAACCATCGAGATGTGGCTCCCCGCAGCATGGTTGAAAGCAAACCGAAGGAGGTCGTCGTCAGCACGGCCGCCGATCCGGCGGATGCTGTATCGAGACCGACGGAACCGCAGATCTCTCCTCCCCCGGGGGCCGATGAGCCCGCCGCTGTCGACCCTGTCAACCCTGTCAACCCTATCGACCGAGCCCTTAGACGCCTCCAGGTTCGACTACCCGATGACCGGCACAGCCTGTGGATGTCACCGGCTCTACTGCTGCAGATATTCGAGTCGGCACCCGACCGGACCCTACCTAGCCGCCAGGACGTTGTAGCGAAGCTTCACGGCACACTCCAGGCCCTTCGCCCCGATGCCAGCGAGACGGATGCCCGCAAGATCCAGCAGATCTACTTCAAGGTAGGCAGCTTCGACCTGCTCGGCCGAGACGTCGGCATACGCCTTCTGATCACCGACGAGCAGGAACTGACCGAACGGTTGGCCCGTGGCCTGTTGGAACGGGTTCGGAGCCAGACGCCGGACCTCCTCGAAGATGAGCAGGTGCTAATCGACGGTCTGTGCGGCGACCACTGCCCCCAATCTGCGGTCGAGACAATCCAGAAGGTCCGCCTCGAACTGACATGAGCGTGGACGACGGTCACGACTCGACCGACGTGGTGACCAGGATCCGAACCGACCACATGGCACTACCCACCAGGAGCCCGAAGGCCAAGGGAAGCCCGAACAGGATCATCATTCCGCCGCCGATGTTCGCCCCGATCACCGGGGCTGTAACCACCCGGGCCGTCAGACCCACGATGACCCCGGCCGCCACCGCCGCGCCCACCGGCAACCACCAAGGGCCGTCCCAGCGTCCCCGACGGGCCTCGATGGCCAGACCCAGT
This window contains:
- a CDS encoding NYN domain-containing protein is translated as MSENPRVAVYWDFENVHASLLDELRGDGAYRRSFYAPQETIVDLEPVLDFAAAFGSIAVNRAYGNWQWFGKYRGALQAQAVDLVQMFPLSGLKNGADIRLALDVLEDLHQYEHISHVVLVAGDSDYVALAQKCRKLGRAFIAVGMPKTNALFKAACDEFKYYGSLTEPVPSHESTLDPALMPAMEEAVPAFDMDHAAALILRALKQLRSGKDTPWVNKAGVRPMLVRLDSSWDESRYGFKNLSSLLSALDGLVAERTVDNHRDVAPRSMVESKPKEVVVSTAADPADAVSRPTEPQISPPPGADEPAAVDPVNPVNPIDRALRRLQVRLPDDRHSLWMSPALLLQIFESAPDRTLPSRQDVVAKLHGTLQALRPDASETDARKIQQIYFKVGSFDLLGRDVGIRLLITDEQELTERLARGLLERVRSQTPDLLEDEQVLIDGLCGDHCPQSAVETIQKVRLELT